One stretch of Bacillota bacterium DNA includes these proteins:
- the glgP gene encoding alpha-glucan family phosphorylase — protein MGTLIHRKPRVAYFCMEFGLDETFPIYSGGLGILAGDLLKSAKDLGLPMVGVGILWDEGYTDQFIDKDNNPYDCAQEYSREHLEDTGVTVKILVRGEEVVCKVWKTEKFGNVPLFLLDANTPDSSHGWMTRQLYYGDGQDRVAAEMILGIGGVRALRALDIDIDIYHLNEGHAAFSGFELIRENIERGMSFEDAWEAARQQIVFTTHTPVMAGNEEHSHQLLQFMGAYNGLNYDQAAQLGGDPFNMTVAGLRLSYIANGVSQLHGMTARSMWRGNMGASPIIAVTNGVHQRSWQHPQIWQIFQTQGNVWRPHMTAKRQLIKFIEDKTGIRLEQDNLIIGFARRFAAYKRSGLIFHNPEIIEPLLKERIVQLVFAGKAHPLDDVGKQVIRNLMHYVKRFPESVVFLENYNMAVGRLLTSGCDVWLNNPQRPLEASGTSGMKAALNGVLNLSTLDGWWPEGCVHGENGWQISGGYEGPEQTQVDAANLYDVLLNEVIPTYYENRKRWVEMMNNSIAMAVNRFTTDRTLTEYYNLLYQPAVSLRDIKRQIMSVEAIQSVESHDSLQTVNV, from the coding sequence ATGGGGACCTTAATTCACCGCAAGCCTAGGGTTGCATATTTCTGCATGGAATTTGGCTTGGATGAAACTTTTCCTATATATTCCGGTGGACTGGGTATTTTGGCGGGAGATTTATTGAAGTCTGCCAAAGACTTGGGTCTGCCCATGGTGGGTGTGGGAATCTTATGGGACGAAGGGTATACAGATCAGTTTATCGATAAAGACAACAATCCCTATGACTGTGCCCAAGAGTATTCGCGTGAACACTTGGAAGATACCGGTGTGACTGTGAAGATCCTGGTGCGGGGCGAAGAGGTTGTCTGCAAAGTATGGAAGACCGAAAAATTTGGCAATGTTCCTTTGTTTTTACTGGACGCTAATACCCCGGACAGCAGCCATGGATGGATGACCCGCCAGCTTTACTATGGCGACGGTCAGGATCGGGTAGCGGCAGAGATGATCCTCGGAATTGGCGGAGTAAGAGCGCTGAGGGCGCTGGATATAGATATTGATATTTATCACTTGAATGAAGGACACGCTGCATTTAGCGGTTTTGAGCTCATCCGCGAAAATATAGAGCGGGGAATGAGTTTTGAAGATGCCTGGGAAGCGGCGCGGCAGCAGATTGTGTTTACCACTCACACTCCGGTTATGGCAGGAAATGAGGAGCATTCCCATCAGCTGCTGCAGTTTATGGGAGCCTATAACGGCTTAAACTACGATCAGGCTGCTCAGCTTGGCGGAGACCCTTTTAATATGACTGTGGCAGGTCTGCGCTTAAGCTATATTGCCAATGGCGTATCTCAGCTTCACGGCATGACAGCGCGTTCTATGTGGAGGGGCAACATGGGTGCTTCGCCCATTATTGCAGTAACTAACGGAGTACATCAAAGAAGCTGGCAGCATCCGCAGATCTGGCAGATATTTCAGACCCAGGGCAATGTGTGGCGTCCGCATATGACAGCCAAGCGGCAGCTGATCAAGTTCATTGAAGATAAAACCGGGATCCGGTTAGAACAGGATAACTTGATTATCGGGTTCGCCCGCAGATTTGCTGCGTATAAGCGGAGTGGGTTGATTTTCCATAATCCTGAAATAATTGAACCTCTGCTGAAGGAGCGCATAGTCCAGCTGGTATTTGCCGGGAAAGCCCATCCCCTGGATGATGTGGGGAAGCAGGTGATCAGAAATCTGATGCACTACGTGAAGCGCTTCCCCGAGAGTGTAGTTTTCCTCGAAAACTATAATATGGCTGTAGGACGACTGCTGACCTCCGGTTGTGATGTCTGGTTAAACAATCCTCAGCGTCCTTTGGAAGCTTCCGGAACTTCAGGAATGAAGGCGGCCTTAAATGGTGTGCTGAATCTGAGCACTCTTGATGGCTGGTGGCCGGAAGGATGCGTCCACGGCGAAAATGGCTGGCAGATCAGTGGGGGCTACGAGGGACCGGAGCAGACTCAGGTTGATGCCGCCAATCTATACGATGTGCTGCTAAATGAGGTTATTCCAACCTATTATGAGAACCGCAAGCGGTGGGTTGAGATGATGAATAACAGTATTGCTATGGCGGTGAACCGGTTTACTACTGACCGAACACTGACCGAGTATTATAATCTCTTGTACCAGCCGGCGGTGAGTTTAAGAGACATAAAGCGGCAGATAATGAGTGTAGAAGCGATTCAGTCAGTTGAGTCCCACGATTCGCTTCAAACTGTAAATGTATAG
- a CDS encoding GAF domain-containing protein, producing the protein MNKLEFYQELNRSLTALIAGEPDAIANLANASALVYERLAKINWAGFYLMKGGELVLGPFQGKPACIRIALGTGVCGTAAAQKQTILVPDVHQFPGHIVCDPASQSEIVVPIISGGRVRGVLDIDSPIINRFDQLDQSGLEQFVKILESEIAWPDITD; encoded by the coding sequence ATGAATAAATTAGAATTCTATCAAGAGCTGAATCGAAGTTTAACCGCATTGATCGCAGGTGAACCGGACGCCATTGCTAATTTGGCAAATGCCAGTGCACTTGTGTATGAGAGGTTAGCAAAAATCAACTGGGCTGGTTTTTATTTGATGAAAGGCGGAGAATTGGTGCTGGGTCCATTTCAAGGTAAACCAGCCTGCATCCGGATTGCCCTGGGGACAGGCGTGTGTGGAACCGCGGCTGCTCAAAAGCAGACAATCCTGGTTCCGGACGTCCATCAATTCCCGGGACATATCGTCTGTGATCCCGCTTCCCAATCGGAAATCGTCGTTCCGATTATCTCTGGGGGCAGGGTAAGGGGAGTTTTGGACATCGACAGCCCAATAATAAACCGCTTCGATCAGTTGGATCAAAGCGGTCTTGAGCAGTTTGTGAAAATATTGGAATCCGAAATCGCTTGGCCGGATATCACAGATTAA
- a CDS encoding Ppx/GppA family phosphatase, producing MERIGIIDLGSNSVRLVIVEVDDHGAYYQRENLKETVRLIADIDENGILSEKAMHYAIETIQLFIRLCKARRVDHIITVATAAARQAANRRIFIDRIKKETNLDFKVLSGEEEAYYGYLGTVNTMPQTSGLMADLGGGSLKLVSFMDRMKENSSKLPFGSVSLARKYNTIDKPDPEDLQRMESDLTNAFKALPWVQGSHPIIGVGGTFRSLARVVRKSKNYVPDITDAYELNYNDVVTCYQRLSQMTLEERLTVPGLERARADIIVAGVAAIKCLMEVSGRQDIIISTTSIRDGLLYEYLHRYTKDPIVLSVITHHIDNLITYYKLEETHLRRVSNLAVTLFDQLYPLHKLNGFERRLLLISSLLHEIGSVIDVEGRDKHTLYMLLNAPVHGLTHRERVIAAYVAASHDDLFLANIEDYITNGPLTPEDLDLIKKLALFLQIAHSLDRSQTGTVTRISAEILDDKCLIKVRAKSSAELEINDARRKDKAFAKVFDLGLSIIRSDSFY from the coding sequence ATGGAACGCATCGGTATTATTGACTTGGGTTCGAACTCAGTCCGGCTGGTAATTGTTGAGGTCGATGATCACGGCGCTTATTACCAGCGAGAGAATCTGAAAGAGACAGTTCGACTAATTGCAGATATAGACGAGAATGGTATTCTGTCAGAAAAAGCAATGCATTATGCAATCGAAACGATCCAATTATTTATCCGTCTCTGCAAAGCGCGGCGCGTTGACCACATTATTACGGTGGCCACAGCTGCCGCTCGACAGGCTGCTAACCGCCGCATCTTTATCGACCGCATCAAAAAAGAGACCAATCTTGACTTCAAGGTTTTATCCGGAGAAGAGGAAGCTTATTACGGCTACCTCGGCACTGTTAATACCATGCCCCAAACTTCCGGATTGATGGCAGATCTTGGCGGAGGTTCCTTAAAGCTGGTCTCCTTTATGGACCGCATGAAGGAAAACAGCTCTAAACTGCCGTTCGGTTCAGTGAGCTTAGCCAGGAAATACAATACGATCGATAAGCCGGATCCTGAAGACCTGCAGCGGATGGAAAGCGATCTAACCAATGCGTTTAAAGCTCTACCTTGGGTCCAGGGCAGCCATCCCATCATTGGTGTGGGTGGTACTTTTCGCTCGCTAGCTCGGGTTGTGCGCAAATCTAAAAACTATGTTCCAGATATAACCGATGCTTATGAGCTAAATTATAACGATGTGGTAACATGCTATCAGCGCCTATCCCAAATGACGCTGGAAGAACGGTTAACTGTCCCCGGATTAGAACGAGCGCGGGCTGATATCATTGTTGCCGGTGTTGCCGCCATTAAATGCTTAATGGAAGTGAGCGGCCGTCAAGATATCATTATCAGTACAACCAGCATTCGGGATGGACTGCTGTACGAGTACCTCCATCGGTATACGAAGGACCCAATCGTCCTAAGCGTTATCACCCATCATATCGACAATTTGATCACCTATTACAAGCTGGAAGAAACACACCTGCGCAGAGTCTCAAACTTAGCTGTAACACTATTCGATCAGCTCTATCCGCTCCATAAGTTAAACGGATTTGAACGCAGATTACTGCTGATCAGCAGCCTGCTTCATGAAATCGGCAGTGTAATCGATGTGGAAGGGCGGGACAAACATACCCTTTACATGCTTTTGAACGCACCGGTTCATGGATTAACCCATCGAGAAAGAGTGATCGCCGCTTATGTTGCCGCATCCCACGACGACCTGTTCTTGGCAAACATCGAGGATTATATCACCAACGGTCCTCTCACTCCGGAAGACCTTGATTTAATCAAAAAGCTGGCCCTATTCCTCCAGATTGCCCATTCCCTTGACCGGAGTCAAACCGGTACAGTGACCAGAATCAGCGCGGAAATCCTGGATGATAAATGCCTGATTAAGGTCAGAGCGAAGTCCTCTGCCGAACTGGAAATTAACGATGCCAGACGCAAAGATAAAGCCTTTGCCAAGGTCTTCGATCTAGGTCTGTCCATTATTCGCAGTGACTCTTTTTACTAA